A genomic window from Litoreibacter janthinus includes:
- a CDS encoding HNH endonuclease, which produces MADLVSTIEQVVDNIETLFRYGESNNQDERKFHDTRIKNGKLFAAVQVRRSFRYAPSKFAGYVNNDISHGDNLSDRDGRKTNVALSSLIGDALEAGDQGYDAVDRGFLNYCNRKGIRPSQHHRQRRYWVLRPVLPEKPTADPKELSDRVQRALQRIRTKKSTPPKGQGRVSKISTSSERYVRDPEVIAWVLAEAAGVCENCGNPAPFKRPNGEPFLEVHHLRPLGEGGRDTTENAAACCPNCHRRLHYDEVKDGLRLALIASVKRLKDFPTDG; this is translated from the coding sequence ATGGCCGACCTCGTCAGCACCATTGAACAAGTAGTCGATAACATCGAAACACTCTTCCGGTACGGTGAGAGCAACAACCAAGACGAAAGAAAATTTCACGATACCCGGATCAAAAACGGTAAACTCTTTGCTGCTGTACAGGTTCGTCGCAGTTTTCGATATGCCCCTAGCAAATTCGCTGGATACGTAAACAACGACATTAGCCATGGGGACAATCTTAGTGATCGGGACGGTCGGAAGACAAATGTGGCGCTGTCCAGCCTCATTGGCGACGCATTGGAAGCCGGTGACCAGGGCTATGACGCCGTAGATCGAGGTTTTTTGAATTACTGCAATCGAAAAGGTATCAGGCCTTCGCAGCACCATCGTCAGCGTAGATATTGGGTGTTGCGTCCAGTTTTGCCAGAAAAACCTACGGCCGATCCAAAAGAACTATCCGATCGAGTTCAGCGCGCACTTCAGCGAATACGCACAAAAAAATCGACACCGCCAAAGGGGCAAGGGAGGGTTTCGAAAATCTCCACATCATCGGAGCGATATGTTCGAGATCCAGAGGTCATCGCTTGGGTCCTTGCTGAAGCTGCCGGAGTTTGTGAGAATTGCGGTAACCCTGCGCCTTTCAAACGGCCGAACGGTGAACCCTTCTTAGAGGTACATCACTTGAGACCGCTGGGCGAAGGCGGCCGGGACACAACAGAGAACGCAGCCGCGTGCTGCCCAAACTGCCATCGGCGATTGCACTATGATGAAGTGAAAGATGGTCTCCGGCTTGCATTGATCGCGTCAGTCAAGCGACTGAAGGACTTCCCAACTGATGGGTAG
- a CDS encoding CHAT domain-containing protein, with the protein MYFNATSSENKTSTNKFHWFLKFILVLLVTCGSMTHLFAQGSTSQPKTAGGASLAAQVEVAAEKFEAADSTTAGLEALAELENLARLGSSVATLIAAEAYVTGRHAERNGERALALLEPFLELEDPSASALAGKVWDDGWTSSSGYQQSTSKAVSYYRAVLEAKPDVNVTSRLGTIELLGKRNTNGDGSDWPPNPKVAIPLLEQAARQGHAESQFLLGFAAERGLGQALDAEKARGIFEELARNKHRAAVISLERMRQNAQLISWLQNLNYVDLLYASEPDMATYPRKLDWAAPIFTAVTGQEIAILDSEGNRRFQSYVPKGESIRLSGDGDERLLLEASFTSDHLGTLTLPTGDHELFAPDAMNSAPNHAGWPYLSEVDLLANPPKLIQSSRDNGSWIMETSSGSNDCALFFTANFFKSHFSQNCSFLRFFDFFAEDRDTEVFQPGSENFFFYLPEESVTSRIRSGTMFSYRNGAAEFSWTVPDGVVLITHIDPSGVGAPDTWRLVTDLPGTYPPEIDHLWEPGGYPVLFDGDTAIGWLTERYAPKKQDQGDTAAIFYAMRAAAQISRDFEALDRLYSAYLFNQAVQRGLHNSEAAGILLELGRVQLQLGHHKAAIEYTERSLEISSDLFGYHSEFQIAGLIALSQIYQAQDDLNLANAVLNRAFAQNLSTAVNTITAEDGAFDPQADMAKILPHLWGDLLFERAKLSYSNENYEDATMFLAEFTARELLHETDGDNVSAFVEQITLLSDALYFSGETEVAEDVARRVFGYARTDAGVALHGEPLPRPFPVPQVDTGSIEFDLRSMLAPGAENLARVYFQLNRFDDAENAMRFATEVALEKSAIGSERVVSLTRALTFYSLLEGVEEKDLLASLATALGWELSDAGERPIPPILSKATQRQTLDLWLSMLRNLHEAGDIDTLTILREYAKLFVAYDRIDALQAISYASQARASATGKSAVLDRLAEWRGLAGELETIDRRLAISAEFEQVSERKRAIETELRQKRETILDAVQIAEKFLQAAIYGESGPAASVDEITAIQSMLTDGETVVLALPLHFGVNFLIVENSSIYFHFSHVHRFAFDKILKSYQSEVSWPKDTRSIRSNGHRLNTEPLLKFREIVFDNISDLVEGKRLILVPYGSLRNVPFEAIPLGEVPEKTYDHREIDQLRFLGLEQQITYMPSLQVLKNRLEKRALPTTQGGKVRFVGFGDPIIGQPTLRQEIASITDWLLRSETGSEPLATLPATSSEIRDLRALFDGRKEDVYLRDTATLGNFRNSSAIGSTEVLAFATHAIAAGLSNGQVFDEPFLLLSSISPSATGVPDEAKLNMSEVLSLELQAKLVMLSACSTASSDGTFAASGMSGLVRAFMIAGAQSVLASLWDVESRSSYYLTTYFAEEMTENDASVGQALLNAKKRVFNNPSYRHPRFWSAFILIGDPELEL; encoded by the coding sequence GAAGTCGCTGCTGAGAAATTTGAAGCCGCTGACAGTACCACCGCTGGACTTGAAGCGCTCGCGGAGTTGGAAAACCTCGCGAGATTGGGCTCCTCTGTAGCAACTCTCATCGCCGCAGAAGCATATGTTACGGGGCGACACGCCGAGAGGAATGGCGAACGAGCTTTGGCACTGCTTGAGCCATTTCTCGAACTGGAAGATCCAAGTGCGTCCGCTTTGGCTGGAAAAGTGTGGGATGATGGATGGACATCAAGTTCAGGCTATCAACAAAGCACATCCAAGGCGGTTTCCTATTATAGAGCTGTTCTTGAAGCAAAGCCCGACGTAAACGTCACTTCTCGTCTTGGAACGATAGAACTTTTGGGCAAAAGAAACACGAACGGCGATGGAAGTGATTGGCCCCCAAATCCAAAAGTCGCGATCCCCTTGCTTGAGCAAGCAGCAAGGCAGGGGCATGCAGAAAGCCAATTCCTTTTAGGCTTTGCTGCAGAACGTGGCCTCGGGCAAGCGCTTGATGCCGAGAAAGCGAGAGGAATATTCGAAGAGTTGGCGCGAAACAAGCATCGTGCCGCAGTAATTTCGCTAGAGCGGATGAGGCAGAATGCTCAGTTGATTTCCTGGCTGCAAAACCTCAACTACGTGGATCTTCTCTATGCTTCCGAACCGGATATGGCCACCTATCCGCGGAAACTAGATTGGGCGGCTCCGATTTTTACCGCGGTCACCGGGCAGGAGATCGCCATTCTTGATTCTGAAGGTAACCGCCGCTTTCAGAGTTATGTCCCAAAAGGAGAGTCAATTCGATTGTCTGGAGACGGAGATGAGAGACTTCTGTTGGAGGCATCATTCACTTCCGATCATCTTGGCACGCTCACTCTGCCAACGGGTGACCATGAACTGTTTGCTCCAGACGCCATGAACTCGGCGCCAAATCATGCGGGCTGGCCCTACCTTTCGGAAGTCGACCTGCTCGCCAATCCTCCAAAGCTCATCCAATCTTCGAGAGATAACGGTTCCTGGATAATGGAAACGTCGAGCGGCTCAAACGATTGTGCCCTTTTCTTTACGGCTAATTTTTTTAAGTCGCACTTCTCGCAGAATTGCAGCTTCTTGAGGTTTTTCGATTTTTTCGCAGAAGATCGCGATACGGAGGTCTTTCAACCTGGCTCGGAGAATTTCTTTTTTTATCTGCCGGAAGAATCGGTGACCAGCCGAATTCGATCTGGGACGATGTTTTCATATCGAAATGGCGCTGCCGAGTTTTCCTGGACCGTTCCTGATGGTGTCGTGCTGATCACGCACATTGATCCGAGTGGTGTCGGCGCTCCTGACACGTGGCGGCTCGTGACCGACTTGCCTGGAACCTACCCGCCAGAGATCGACCATCTTTGGGAACCCGGTGGGTATCCAGTCCTATTCGATGGCGATACGGCTATTGGATGGCTCACCGAGCGCTACGCTCCAAAAAAACAGGATCAGGGTGATACTGCCGCGATTTTCTACGCAATGCGCGCCGCCGCGCAAATCAGCCGTGATTTCGAAGCACTTGACAGGTTGTATTCCGCCTATTTGTTCAATCAAGCGGTACAACGCGGCCTGCATAACAGCGAAGCTGCCGGAATCCTCTTGGAATTGGGTAGGGTGCAGCTGCAACTGGGGCATCATAAAGCTGCGATAGAGTACACGGAGCGGTCACTGGAAATTTCTTCAGACCTTTTCGGATATCATAGTGAATTCCAGATCGCCGGGCTCATTGCACTTTCACAAATATATCAAGCTCAGGATGACCTGAATCTGGCAAATGCGGTCTTGAACCGGGCCTTCGCACAAAACCTCTCTACCGCTGTGAACACGATTACGGCCGAAGATGGCGCGTTTGATCCGCAAGCGGATATGGCGAAGATTTTGCCGCATCTTTGGGGAGATTTGCTATTTGAGCGGGCGAAGCTCTCATATTCAAATGAAAACTACGAAGATGCGACGATGTTCCTGGCGGAATTTACCGCAAGAGAGCTCCTGCATGAGACGGATGGTGACAATGTCAGTGCATTTGTTGAACAGATTACTCTGTTATCTGACGCGCTATATTTCTCCGGAGAGACTGAAGTTGCAGAAGATGTAGCCCGTAGAGTATTCGGTTACGCGCGTACAGACGCAGGTGTTGCACTGCATGGAGAACCTCTTCCAAGGCCCTTCCCTGTTCCGCAGGTGGATACTGGAAGTATCGAGTTCGATTTGAGGTCAATGCTTGCCCCTGGTGCAGAAAATTTGGCGCGAGTCTATTTTCAGCTCAACCGGTTCGACGACGCGGAGAACGCAATGCGCTTCGCTACGGAGGTTGCGCTAGAAAAGAGCGCTATTGGATCAGAAAGAGTTGTTAGTCTCACCCGCGCCCTGACATTCTATAGTCTTCTCGAGGGCGTCGAAGAGAAGGACCTGCTGGCGAGCCTGGCGACGGCACTGGGTTGGGAGTTATCGGATGCAGGCGAGCGACCGATCCCTCCCATTCTCTCAAAGGCAACGCAGCGCCAGACACTTGATTTATGGCTCAGTATGCTGCGGAACCTGCATGAGGCAGGCGATATCGACACGCTCACAATCTTGCGTGAATACGCCAAGTTGTTTGTTGCGTATGACAGGATAGATGCGCTTCAAGCAATTTCCTACGCATCGCAAGCGCGGGCGTCTGCGACAGGAAAGAGCGCAGTGCTAGACAGGTTGGCAGAATGGCGTGGTCTCGCGGGCGAGCTGGAAACAATAGATCGGCGCTTGGCCATTTCTGCCGAGTTCGAGCAGGTTTCTGAACGGAAGCGCGCCATTGAGACCGAGCTGAGACAGAAACGTGAAACCATCCTCGACGCCGTACAAATTGCCGAGAAATTCCTGCAGGCCGCGATCTATGGTGAAAGCGGGCCGGCGGCCAGCGTCGACGAGATTACCGCGATACAGTCGATGCTCACCGATGGTGAGACCGTGGTGCTGGCCTTGCCGCTCCATTTCGGAGTGAATTTTCTGATTGTCGAAAATTCAAGTATATATTTTCATTTTTCACATGTGCATCGATTTGCATTCGATAAGATTCTGAAAAGCTATCAAAGCGAGGTTTCGTGGCCGAAAGATACACGTTCGATTAGGTCGAATGGGCATAGACTGAACACGGAACCGCTTCTGAAATTCCGCGAGATCGTTTTTGACAATATTTCTGACCTGGTTGAGGGGAAGCGTTTGATCCTTGTTCCATACGGCTCACTAAGAAACGTACCTTTTGAAGCGATCCCTTTGGGTGAAGTTCCGGAAAAGACTTACGATCACAGAGAGATAGATCAGTTGCGCTTCTTGGGGTTGGAGCAACAGATTACGTACATGCCGTCGCTACAGGTGCTCAAAAACAGGTTAGAGAAAAGGGCACTTCCAACGACCCAAGGCGGCAAGGTCAGGTTTGTTGGGTTTGGTGATCCAATCATTGGACAACCAACATTGCGTCAAGAAATCGCAAGCATCACAGACTGGCTACTTAGATCAGAGACCGGTTCGGAACCTTTGGCAACTTTGCCGGCCACAAGTTCTGAAATCCGCGATCTTCGGGCACTTTTTGATGGCCGAAAGGAGGACGTTTACCTGAGGGATACCGCCACGCTCGGGAACTTTCGAAATAGTTCAGCTATTGGATCAACCGAGGTCCTAGCCTTTGCTACGCATGCGATAGCTGCAGGTTTGTCGAATGGGCAGGTTTTTGATGAGCCCTTCTTGTTGCTTTCTTCAATCAGCCCTAGCGCTACTGGTGTGCCTGACGAGGCAAAGTTGAATATGTCGGAAGTCCTTTCCTTAGAGTTACAAGCGAAGTTGGTAATGCTTTCGGCCTGTTCCACGGCTTCGTCTGACGGGACGTTTGCGGCGAGTGGCATGTCAGGCTTGGTTCGTGCTTTCATGATCGCAGGGGCGCAAAGCGTACTCGCGAGCCTGTGGGACGTTGAAAGCCGTTCGAGCTACTATCTCACAACGTATTTTGCAGAGGAAATGACGGAAAACGATGCTTCCGTTGGACAAGCACTTCTCAACGCAAAGAAGAGAGTTTTTAATAACCCCTCATACAGACACCCTCGTTTCTGGAGCGCTTTCATTTTGATAGGCGACCCAGAGCTCGAATTGTAG
- a CDS encoding AAA family ATPase, translated as MARSDLIVDLVKAGVSGNPDSVRVTAEAIAAEERAKKHTGVADRISKALTAPPKHGVNGQSRTQGLRARDGGGAIQRREPERPLETLFLEKHTRTACQELIEEQQRGDVLRAHGYEPRHRLLLVGPPGNGKTSLAESLSYELSLPLLTVRYDAVVTSYLGETAQRLRRLFDFVRTEPCVLFFDEFDAIGKERGDLHETGEIKRVVTTLLLQLDDLPSYCVLVAATNHSELLDRATWRRFEIKLELGRPSDEQMTDYFFQQMKEFEDNFGFTAKRLRAAIAPKNFSEAEDFFLDIRRRFALAQGNVTFRTLVKDRVSAWTSQHGRIIGDDRSTDPAAS; from the coding sequence ATGGCACGTAGCGACCTAATTGTGGACCTGGTGAAGGCCGGTGTCTCAGGAAATCCTGACTCCGTGCGCGTCACAGCTGAAGCTATCGCTGCCGAAGAACGTGCCAAGAAACATACCGGGGTCGCTGATCGAATTTCCAAAGCGCTCACAGCGCCTCCCAAACACGGTGTGAACGGTCAATCCCGAACGCAAGGCCTGCGCGCTCGGGACGGCGGTGGTGCGATCCAGCGCCGCGAACCGGAGCGGCCTCTTGAAACTCTTTTCCTTGAAAAACACACCCGAACGGCCTGCCAGGAACTCATAGAAGAACAGCAACGTGGGGACGTTCTTCGCGCTCATGGATACGAGCCACGACATCGATTGCTACTTGTGGGCCCGCCCGGAAACGGAAAGACATCTCTGGCAGAAAGCCTGTCCTACGAACTGTCGCTTCCACTTCTAACTGTTCGATATGATGCAGTGGTGACCAGTTATCTTGGAGAGACTGCACAAAGACTTCGCCGATTGTTCGACTTTGTCCGAACTGAACCTTGTGTCCTCTTTTTTGACGAGTTTGACGCCATCGGTAAGGAACGTGGTGATCTCCATGAAACGGGCGAGATCAAGCGTGTTGTCACAACACTTCTACTGCAGCTTGATGATCTGCCCTCCTATTGCGTTCTCGTCGCAGCGACCAATCATTCCGAGCTGTTAGATCGTGCGACTTGGCGTCGCTTCGAGATCAAACTCGAATTAGGGCGCCCGAGCGACGAGCAGATGACCGACTATTTTTTTCAGCAAATGAAAGAGTTTGAGGATAATTTCGGATTTACAGCGAAGCGGCTAAGAGCTGCTATTGCTCCTAAGAATTTTTCAGAAGCGGAGGACTTTTTTTTGGATATTCGTCGCCGCTTTGCACTGGCTCAAGGTAATGTCACATTCCGGACTTTGGTTAAGGATCGTGTTAGCGCCTGGACCTCCCAACATGGGAGAATAATTGGCGATGACAGATCGACCGATCCTGCGGCTTCCTGA